A segment of the Hallerella succinigenes genome:
CCAAACGATTCGCCATTATCTCTTTCTTTTGCCATAGAATCAACAATCGAGTCAAACTCGGTTTGGCTCATCGAATCGAGATATCTTTCAAAATTATTCAAGAGTTCTTCGTATTCGGGCTTCATTTTAGCTCCAGTTGTTCCTTTTTTCATGACAAAAATACAAAACATTCGAAAATGCAGACGATTGTTCTTAATCATTATCGCCTAAAAAACTGCTTTTGTCAACACTTTTTTTGTTTTTTCACCTCTTTCTACTTAATTCATCTTGTCCCAGGCTTCGAGGACGAGGCGTTGGGTGCGGTATTCGCCGTAGGTGGAGAGTTCGGCGTCGCGGAGGACGCGGAAGGTTTCGCTGGGATAATCGTCGCCCATGACGGTTTTGGGGTCGAGGATGTATTCGAGGTCACGGCGGGATAGGCCGTAGAGTCGGGCGAAGTAGGCATCGAGTTCGGCGCGAAGCTTGGCGCGGTGAGCATCTTCGAAGACGATGGGCGGAATGGAGGCCGGATCGAAGTTATTTGCGGCAAGGGTTTCGATGTCGGTGCCGGTTGGCAGATCCTTGTGCTGGGCAAGGATGTGCTTGCGGAGGTCCACGCTAGCGTCGTTCCAGAGTGCACGTGCCCATTCGACGATGTCGGTAGCGGTATAGGTCAAGGCGAATACACGTGGAACGATAAAGTTTACGGCCATTTCCGTATAGGTAGACGGAGGCAACACAGGCGTTTGTTTCATATAAAAGTAACTGAAATTTGCGCCACCCAATTTATAACGAACAACAAAGTCGCACGGCAATGTAGACATATTTGCTAACAAACATGCTTGAAGACACGCTTCAAAGTTACATGCGCTAAAGAGCAATAACGAATCTCCAGTTCCACATAAAGGTAAAACGGTAGCAATCATCGTTCGGCTATCAACAGCACGAGCTATCTTCCTATATCCCATCAGATACTTGGGGCAGTATTCTTCGGCGGCAGCGAGCAAGTTCTGCACGATATCGCCACTCTTGGCGGCATCGAGATAGACCTTCTGCAACTTGGCATCCGATTCCGTCATAGCAAGGCGCTGGCAGAGTTCACGCAGTTTCGGTCCATCCTCTTTACGCAAAGCTGCAACTACAGAGGAATCAAGACTGGTAGCGCGGAGCACGGTTTCGGTATAGGGCACCCAGTATTCAGGCTGGGCCGCAAAATTAACGTCGGCCTTCTGTTCAGCGGAAACATCTTCAGGGTCCTTTTCGGCAAGGAACGTCGCCCAGCGGTGATCCATCTGGTGCATCATCTTGGCTTCGTACAGCGGAAGCATAGGCTTGCCATCGGGACCATTGCCGGGAGCCTTCGCAAAGAAATTACTTGCAGATGTCATATTATACATCTGTTGGAAGGTGATATTCCACGGATTACCGTTCTTTTCATCGGATTCACGGATAAATACGCCCGCCTTGCGGTATATCTTCTTTGCAAGTTCGGCATCTTCCTGGCTTCGGAACACGGGGCATGTGTGCGTATTCGGGTTAATCAAGTCAAAGTCTTCCGCCGTCATCGAGAAATGGCGTCGTTTGTCTTCGAGTTCGGGCACGTTCTTGAGGAAGAACGCAAAGTCGCCCGGCGTGTTTCCGGCAGCAATCGTCAGCAAGCAGAACTTGAACATTCGATGCACATTGGGGAATATGCCTTCCTTGTTTTCGAAGTCATAGAGACTACGCAACATTCCCTTGGAGGCGATTTCACCAAAGAATTCCTTGGTCGAGTCGTCAGTCGCAATTCCCGAGGGGCACACAAACCCAGCGGTTCCCCATCCATTGCGAAGACGCAAGTTAAGTTCAGCGAATTTTGAATATAGGTTTACCTTGCCATAAGAAGTCAAGGGGAAACGTCCACTATTCCCATAGTAAGTGTTTTCCGCTTCCATGGCATGTTTCCTAATCTCGTACAACGCATAGATTTGCGGACGTTCCTTCTTTAACTCATCTATGGCAATCTTGCGATCATTGCCGTTCAAAGCGGCAATTTCTGGCAACAAGTTCGCAAAGAACTCGATTTCCTTCAATTCTGACACATCCCACGGCGGATTACCCACCACGCAGTCAAAGCCACCCTTAGCAAACACTTCTGGGAACTCCACCGGCCAATGGAAAAACGAGTATTCCTCGCTCAGCTTGGCTGCAAGTTCACGGATACCTTGCTTACTTTCATCAAGGTCGTTCATCACGTCGTAAACATCTTCGCTAGTCGGAATTGACAACGGATCCGTCTTTCGAGCGAAAAATGCCGCCGTATAGAGATCGCAAGCGAGCTTATTCTTCACATATACACTGTCTTGCTGTAACTTCTCGTAAAGTTCGCGTTTCCGTTCTTCAGCCTTGATATCGTCATTTGGCAATGCTTCAATCTGCCTGGTCAGCGCCACCAGACGGTCGTTCGTAATGGGGTTCTTCTTTTCGAAGGCGCTAATCTGCCCCTTGCCACCGCGTTCCTTTTCGTTCGACTTCTTGAGCAAGGTGCATACGGCCTTGTCGTCGCCGGTAAGCGCCGTATATGCCGCCGATGGCATACCATTGTTCAAAACCTTGAGATCGAACACACCTACAAGCGAGTTCCCATGCTTGATATGGTGATTCAGGAACGAGAGCGGCTTGCCCGGTTCATAACCTTCGAGCCAAAGCGCGGTGCGAGCCAGTTCCACAGCCATTTCGTTCAAGTCTACACCGTAAATGCAGTTGGTAATCACATCGCGGAGCGCCTTACGGTAAGTTTCGGCGGTTGCACTCTCCCCCGTCTTTTCAAGGCGCTTTTCGCTAAGGACTTCAGCCAAGCGGCGGCTACCGGCAAGCAAAAAGTGCCCAGAACCGCTGCCAGCGTCAATCATACGGAAATCAAGGATGGCGCGTTCGTAATCCGGCGCACGGTTTTCCTTACGGGCAAGGTCTTCTTCGGCCTTGAGCTTCGCTTCGATGGCGGGTTCAAGAGCCGTCTTGATAAGGCTCTGAACAAGGCTAGCATCGGTATAATAACTACCGCTGAGCTTACGGGCGTTACCCTTGGTCGAACCGTCTTCGATAATGCCATCTTCGTCGCCCACGCCCACGAAACTGAAGGTCTTGGCCTGTAAATCCACATGCGGCACAAGTTCCAACAGACTCTCGTAAACGGAGCCGAACTCTTCGGTGCCCATATTACGATAATCGGTAAAGGTCTTCACCCCGTCGATATCGTTCCAGCGGAGCTGACGGATGGCCTTCATCAGGTGTTCATTGTCAAGTTCGCACGCATCCAGTAGCGGACACTGGTCAGCCTTGAACAGACCGCCAAGCGGCATCAAGTCCAGATTATCGTTGCCTTCCTGGAATGCCTTATAGACCACCTTCACGCCATGCCAGAGGTCGATATAGCGGTCGGTACGGATAGCCTTTTTGACGCGTTCAGCCAAGCGGTGGACGCTGTAGCCAGTCCAGTAAAGTCGATGGGCGTTACGGAATCTGGGTTCAAGTTCCGCGTCGGTGCCGGATTCGCTCGGATGGGCAAAAATCAGGCCGCGTTCTTCGATAGTGCTAAGGAAGAGGAATCGGTAAACTTCGCGGAGTAGCGCCTTGTAGAACACCTGAACGGTATAGGGAGCACCGTCCGGGCGCTTGCCTTCGGCAAGGGAGTTCAGAAGCACATTGTTGCCGGGGCCTTCGGTCTTCAGGAATCCGGCGCCAAGGTATAGGAGAGCGTTCGTCACGCCGGTACGCAGACCTTCACGCACACGCGTACCCTGCAATATGCCTTCGGTACGCCACTGTTCCCATACGTTCACGCGACTAGCCTGCATAAAGCACCAGAACGCCACAAAATCAGGATAACGGTCTTCCTTGAGGATGGATTCGATATTGAACGAGAGGTAGCTGGGACGGACAAGGCTTTCGCTGTCGCGGAGCAGGCGGAGTTCACGCCCATTGGTGACAATCGCCCAAGTGCAAGGTTCACTTGCGTTCAGGAACATCTGGGCTAGCGCATAGCCGCTCTTTTTGCGGCTAGTCACGCCTTCGATGGTGAAACGGGCATCGGCCTCGTCGAGCGAGAGGTCTGCTGGCACAATCACGAGCGGGACACTCGGCGTCACGTAGGTCGTCACCGGGTATTTCACGCCGCCGATTACGGCTGGCTGTTCCTCGGTAATACCGGTATAGTCGAGAGCGGTACCGAAAAGCTGAAAGACGAAATTCTTGAGACTGTCAAACGAGGCATTCTTGGAGGCGTATTCGGCATAGAGCGCCTTCGCAATACTGAAGGCGCGGCTGGTCTGGTCGCTGAACTTGATTCCCGGAGGCAAGTTGTAGTCTTTTTCGGACTGGGCCGAGCACTTGCGCTGGGCAATCTGGGCGATACTGTCGCTTACAAAGAGGGAACCGACCAAGTCAATTGTCGAAAATTCAATTTGGTTCTTTTTCATCTGAGTATTTCCGAGTTCAGCAAAAATTCAATCAGGTTCACGTGAAGGATTCCGTCCGTATCGCGGAATGTCTCGGGGATGTCGTTCTGGACGATGATTTTCGAGAAGAAATCCTTGGCGAGTTTTAGCGAATCGAGTTCCGCCTTGATTTTTTCGTCGGTGTTCATCTGCCAAGCCGACTGGATGTAGATACGCTTGTCGCCGTGGTTTACTACAAAATCGATTTCCTTTTGGACCCTTCCACCTTTATTCCTATCAACAACGACACCCACATCTACCGAGTAGCCTCGCGAAACGAGTTCGTTATAGACAATGTTTTCCATCAAGTGACCGGAATCAATCTGACGGAAATTCAGTCGGGCATTGCGCAGCCCCACATCGGTAAAGTAATACTTGTTCGGGTAATCGAAGTAATGCTTGCCTTTGACATCGTAGCGTTTGGCCTCGCTTACGATAAAGGCATCTTCACAGTAATCGATATAGTCGCTTACTGTATTCACGCTCAATTTTTCGTTTTTGACGCTCTTGAGTGCATTCGTGATGTTGGTCGGGTTCGTAAGGGAACTTATCTGGGAACTGAGATTATCCAGTATGTTTCCAAGAATGTCGGAACGCGCCACATTATTGCGTTCCACGATATCCTTGATATAGACTTCATCGAAAAGCGATGCGAGATACTGCTTTTGCTGCTCCGAGTTTTTCAGTTTCAGCAAATAAGGCATTCCACCGTAAAGCATATAGGCGTCGAAATCGTCGCGGACATGCCCGGCCCTGTACCCGTGAAATTCGGCAAAGCTCAGCGGATAAACGTGTATTTGCGATGCGCGGCCACGAAATTCTGTCGCGATGTCCTTGGAAAGCATCTTCGAGTTGCTGCCCGTGACATAGACATCCAGATTCTCATAGTCCTTGAGTTCGTTCAACAAATCGTAAACGGTGATTTCGTGCCCAGCATTGTCGGGATCCGGAACAGAATAGCAGAACTGGATTTCGTCGATAAACAGATAATACTTTTTACGGCGGTCCTTTATTTGCGATTCCACGTATTCGGCAAGGACTACCGGGTTCCTGAACTTCGCGAACTTGCGTTTGTCCAGTTCAAGCATAATGATGTTCTCTGCCCTGGAGCCATTTTTCAACAGGTAGTCGTAAAAAAGATGGAACAGGAGCGTCGATTTTCCACAACGCCTGATACCTGTAATGACCTTGATCTGGCCATCCCACATGTAATCGACAATCTTTTTTAGATACCGTTCGCGATCAATCATTAACGCCTCCATCCAAGCGAAGTCTTGACTGAAAAGTTACGCCAAAAATGGCAAAAGAATTCAGGCATAATATAATAAAAAAGACTCGCCACAGGTCATTATAGGTCGCCTCCGGGCACAAGCACATAACATCCAATCAAGTCCGCCGGTAGGCACGGTTCCACGGTCACGGTTCCGTAACGCTGGGCACTGGCAGAACGGACACGCAGATGGTCTTCGGAAAGCACGGTCCCGCGTCTTTGGGCAAGGTTCGCAAAAAGCCGGGTGTTATTCCGGTAAAAGTCAAGCGCACGCGCCACATTGTCACGAATAACGGGTTCGCCAAGGTTTCCGGTTGGACTTTCTTCGAGCAATGCGTTTACGTCGCCGTTTTCAAGGATTCGAGGTTCACCAACCAAGTTGACAGCCACAGCCACGGCCTCCTCGGCCATCATCAGCTTGGGCGTATTCTTGCCAGTATTGCGCAACTGGTAACGAACTCGGAGCAAGTAAATGGCGGTCAATTCCTGGACCGATTCGGATTCGTAGGCGCCCGAACGAGCCGCAATGTCGTTCTTGCTAGAAAGTGCGCCTTCCAACAGGTAGCTGGATAGACTTTCCACGATGGGGTTCGTGCGGTGTATAAAGGCATAGCCTTGCGGAGGCGGATACGCAAACGATATCTTCAGCGGCTTTTTCAGGTCCTTCTTGGGGAAAGAGGCCTGTAACTGGCTACGGATTTCGGGCGGCAAACTCTTGACATCGAGGGTAAAGGCATGCTCCGAAGCGCGTTCCTTCGCCGCGTTCAGGCGCGTCGTCGCCACATCGAAGAACTTCTGCACATCTTCGGAGTCGCCAAGGGCATCCTTCGTCTTGTCCCATTCCGGCATGATTTCTTCGGGTTTCAAAGACTGCTGGCTAAAGATGGTGCGGTTACGGCGTTCCTTGTCGATGGCGCGTTGCCAGTTCTTTTCCACATTGTTCACATCAGTAGCGAACTCTTCGCCAAAATCGAGTTCCAGTTGGCCGTTCTTGTCGGTAGCCACGTATTTCTTGAGCAGAGCCGCTTTCACGAGCGCCACGCGAATGTTGCCGTTGTCTTCGGGCACCGGGACAGAAATACCAAGGTCTTCCTTGATTTTTTCGGCCTTGCGAAGGATGACATTGAAGATCAGGCCGTCCACCGGATTGTCGGCACCGTAAAGCATGGTGCACCAGACATTCTTGCACTGCTGACCGAAACGGTCCACACGGCCTTCGCGCTGTTCATGGCGAGTCGGGTTCCAAGCCAAGTCGTAATGAACGACGGCATTGAAGTAGTCCTGAAGGTTGATACCTTCGGACAGGCAGTCCGTCGCCACGAGAATCGGGGAATCGGATTCCGCCAACTCGCGAACCTGTTCTTCGCGTTCCTCATTGGTAAGTTCACCGGTTACGCACGCTACGCTACATTTGGGGAACTCCGCTTTGAGCTGGTCTGCCACATAATGAGCCGTCGCGATATACTTGCAGAAGATAACCGGACGGTAAGTATCGCCCGTCTTCTTTACCATCTTGAGCATATCGTCAAGATGCTTGGCAAGGCACTTGAATTTAGGATCTTCCA
Coding sequences within it:
- a CDS encoding Eco57I restriction-modification methylase domain-containing protein, producing the protein MKKNQIEFSTIDLVGSLFVSDSIAQIAQRKCSAQSEKDYNLPPGIKFSDQTSRAFSIAKALYAEYASKNASFDSLKNFVFQLFGTALDYTGITEEQPAVIGGVKYPVTTYVTPSVPLVIVPADLSLDEADARFTIEGVTSRKKSGYALAQMFLNASEPCTWAIVTNGRELRLLRDSESLVRPSYLSFNIESILKEDRYPDFVAFWCFMQASRVNVWEQWRTEGILQGTRVREGLRTGVTNALLYLGAGFLKTEGPGNNVLLNSLAEGKRPDGAPYTVQVFYKALLREVYRFLFLSTIEERGLIFAHPSESGTDAELEPRFRNAHRLYWTGYSVHRLAERVKKAIRTDRYIDLWHGVKVVYKAFQEGNDNLDLMPLGGLFKADQCPLLDACELDNEHLMKAIRQLRWNDIDGVKTFTDYRNMGTEEFGSVYESLLELVPHVDLQAKTFSFVGVGDEDGIIEDGSTKGNARKLSGSYYTDASLVQSLIKTALEPAIEAKLKAEEDLARKENRAPDYERAILDFRMIDAGSGSGHFLLAGSRRLAEVLSEKRLEKTGESATAETYRKALRDVITNCIYGVDLNEMAVELARTALWLEGYEPGKPLSFLNHHIKHGNSLVGVFDLKVLNNGMPSAAYTALTGDDKAVCTLLKKSNEKERGGKGQISAFEKKNPITNDRLVALTRQIEALPNDDIKAEERKRELYEKLQQDSVYVKNKLACDLYTAAFFARKTDPLSIPTSEDVYDVMNDLDESKQGIRELAAKLSEEYSFFHWPVEFPEVFAKGGFDCVVGNPPWDVSELKEIEFFANLLPEIAALNGNDRKIAIDELKKERPQIYALYEIRKHAMEAENTYYGNSGRFPLTSYGKVNLYSKFAELNLRLRNGWGTAGFVCPSGIATDDSTKEFFGEIASKGMLRSLYDFENKEGIFPNVHRMFKFCLLTIAAGNTPGDFAFFLKNVPELEDKRRHFSMTAEDFDLINPNTHTCPVFRSQEDAELAKKIYRKAGVFIRESDEKNGNPWNITFQQMYNMTSASNFFAKAPGNGPDGKPMLPLYEAKMMHQMDHRWATFLAEKDPEDVSAEQKADVNFAAQPEYWVPYTETVLRATSLDSSVVAALRKEDGPKLRELCQRLAMTESDAKLQKVYLDAAKSGDIVQNLLAAAEEYCPKYLMGYRKIARAVDSRTMIATVLPLCGTGDSLLLFSACNFEACLQACLLANMSTLPCDFVVRYKLGGANFSYFYMKQTPVLPPSTYTEMAVNFIVPRVFALTYTATDIVEWARALWNDASVDLRKHILAQHKDLPTGTDIETLAANNFDPASIPPIVFEDAHRAKLRAELDAYFARLYGLSRRDLEYILDPKTVMGDDYPSETFRVLRDAELSTYGEYRTQRLVLEAWDKMN
- a CDS encoding ATP-binding protein, with amino-acid sequence MIDRERYLKKIVDYMWDGQIKVITGIRRCGKSTLLFHLFYDYLLKNGSRAENIIMLELDKRKFAKFRNPVVLAEYVESQIKDRRKKYYLFIDEIQFCYSVPDPDNAGHEITVYDLLNELKDYENLDVYVTGSNSKMLSKDIATEFRGRASQIHVYPLSFAEFHGYRAGHVRDDFDAYMLYGGMPYLLKLKNSEQQKQYLASLFDEVYIKDIVERNNVARSDILGNILDNLSSQISSLTNPTNITNALKSVKNEKLSVNTVSDYIDYCEDAFIVSEAKRYDVKGKHYFDYPNKYYFTDVGLRNARLNFRQIDSGHLMENIVYNELVSRGYSVDVGVVVDRNKGGRVQKEIDFVVNHGDKRIYIQSAWQMNTDEKIKAELDSLKLAKDFFSKIIVQNDIPETFRDTDGILHVNLIEFLLNSEILR
- a CDS encoding helicase-related protein; amino-acid sequence: MADTVTYPLGSLVKVRGREWVVEPCDLKDCIKLRPLGGTDDETQVIMPSIEYTKLESAVFPAPNTTDIGRFESAKLLRDALKLKLTNAAGPFRSFGHLAFEPRSYQLVPLLMALKMPVVRLLIADDVGIGKTIEAGLIVKELYERGEISKFVVLCPPHLVTQWVTELKEHFNIDAVGITARSIANLEKEVSKTEQFFEHYPAAVISLDYIKSDTHRDWFKTHIDDAMLVVDEAHTCCVGGGRQLRFSLLQDLAANEERHIILLTATPHSGDEHAFNNLLSLLKKDYAGLDDLSVDHSSSEKMKLREDLGRHLVQRRRIDVMNYPGKAAFPDRKTKEITYKLTGEWGDFFNEVREYCVDIANRAEITDGFKGRMMWYATLALLRCISSSPLAAKSALTTRLNSIEENAKLAEDTAENAALLEGYITETYDGEDDTEANDQFVSPVLEDSEAVKRLIAKAESLSGKLEDPKFKCLAKHLDDMLKMVKKTGDTYRPVIFCKYIATAHYVADQLKAEFPKCSVACVTGELTNEEREEQVRELAESDSPILVATDCLSEGINLQDYFNAVVHYDLAWNPTRHEQREGRVDRFGQQCKNVWCTMLYGADNPVDGLIFNVILRKAEKIKEDLGISVPVPEDNGNIRVALVKAALLKKYVATDKNGQLELDFGEEFATDVNNVEKNWQRAIDKERRNRTIFSQQSLKPEEIMPEWDKTKDALGDSEDVQKFFDVATTRLNAAKERASEHAFTLDVKSLPPEIRSQLQASFPKKDLKKPLKISFAYPPPQGYAFIHRTNPIVESLSSYLLEGALSSKNDIAARSGAYESESVQELTAIYLLRVRYQLRNTGKNTPKLMMAEEAVAVAVNLVGEPRILENGDVNALLEESPTGNLGEPVIRDNVARALDFYRNNTRLFANLAQRRGTVLSEDHLRVRSASAQRYGTVTVEPCLPADLIGCYVLVPGGDL